A single region of the Strigops habroptila isolate Jane chromosome 3, bStrHab1.2.pri, whole genome shotgun sequence genome encodes:
- the ADCK2 gene encoding uncharacterized aarF domain-containing protein kinase 2, whose translation MVAGGAVRLLLLLPLPRPLLGRAAVARGALPGWAAVGRGGLRTRRWVAVALAVPAGTGWKDRPGQRGPVWVGERGPERPPRVLLRRLGLVLRMGLRACALLLRFGPLLLLYPLSRLWPGLGALWLRLLRRTAEAAGPTCVKLGQWASTRRDLFSEAFCDEFSKLHVEVSPHPWGHTDELLRKAFGEDWMGILKFQSQEPVGSGCVAQVYKAYADLTAIAGSQAKELAQHLEFRTAFEAWEASGFRGLLRWLRKRKSEQMWDERSRDELSPADCSRRSPESGMSRMEQMAKPLLNAYASSAKHLTPVAIKVLHPGLVHQVQMDLFLMKLGSHIIGLLPGFKWLSLTEIVEEFEKLMIQQIDLRYEARNLERFRQNFLDVDFVKFPTPLWPLVTADVLVETFEESEPISRYLHAEIATELRQRLAKMGMDMLLKMVFVDNFVHADLHPGNILVQGTAHASTSCKEQAAIVDLCDTLVVEVQPPLRRLCLVLLDAGIVAELQSADMRNFRAVFTAVVQGQGERVAELILHHARANQCQDIERFKAEMAELVTKVRGNTIALGKLQVANLLSNVFKLLMTHKVKLESNFASIIFAIMVLEGLGRSLDPELDILEAAKPLLIKTAASVLK comes from the exons ATGGTGGCTGGTGGCGCCgtgcggctgctgctgctgctgccgctccCGCGCCCCCTCCTCGGGCGGGCCGCTGTGGCCAGGGGAGCGCTGCCCGGTTGGGCGGCCGTGGGGCGCGGCGGGCTGCGTACCCGGCGCTGGGTCGCGGTGGCCTTGGCTGTGCCCGCGGGAACCGGCTGGAAGGATAGGCCGGGGCAGCGGGGGCCGGTGTGGGTGGGGGAGCGCGGCCCGGAGCGGCCGCCCCGGGTGCTGCTGCGGCGGTTGGGTCTGGTGCTCCGGATGGGTCTGCGGGCCTGCGCGTTGCTGCTGCGGTTCGgccccctgctgctgctctacCCGCTGAGCCGCCTGTGGCCCGGCCTGGGCGCCCTGTGGCTGCGGCTGCTGCGGAGGACGGCCGAGGCTGCCGGCCCCACCTGCGTGAAGCTGGGCCAGTGGGCCAGCACGCGGAGGGACCTCTTTTCCGAGGCCTTCTGCGATGAGTTCTCTAAGCTGCACGTCGAGGTGAGCCCACACCCGTGGGGCCACACTGATGAGCTCCTAAGGAAGGCCTTTGGCGAGGACTGGATGGGCATCCTCAAGTTCCAAAGCCAGGAGCCGGTCGGCTCGGGCTGTGTCGCCCAGGTGTATAAAGCCTATGCTGACCTCACGGCTATCGCCGGCTCCCAGGCCAAGGAGCTAGCGCAACACTTGGAGTTCAGGACTGCTTTTGAAGCGTGGGAAGCGTCAGGCTTTAGAGGCCTCCTCAGGtggctgaggaagaggaagagtgAGCAGATGTGGGAtgagaggagcagggatgagCTCAGCCCAGCAGACTGCTCCCGGAGAAGTCCTGAGAGTGGGATGTCCCGTATGGAGCAGATGGCCAAACCGCTCCTGAATGCATATGCTTCATCAGCCAAACATCTCACGCCTGTAGCCATTAAA GTCCTGCACCCTGGGCTGGTCCACCAAGTCCAGATGGATCTGTTTCTCATGAAGCTTGGTAGCCACATCATTGGACTTCTCCCTGGATTCAAGTGGCTCAGTTTGACAGAGATTGTGGAGGAGTTTGAGAAGCTTATGATTCAGCAG ATTGACTTACGCTATGAAGCCAGAAATCTGGAGCGCTTCCGACAAAATTTCCTAGATGTCGATTTTGTGAAGTTTCCAACTCCCCTTTGGCCTCTGGTAACAGCAGATGTTCTAGTGGAAACATTTGAG GAGAGTGAGCCTATTTCGCGCTACCTGCACGCGGAGATTGCCACAGAGCTGAGGCAGAGACTTGCAAAGATGGGCATGGACATGCTGCTAAAGATG GTCTTTGTTGACAACTTTGTCCATGCTGACCTGCACCCTGGGAACATCCTGGTTCAAGGCACGGCCCACGCCAGCACCAGCTGCAAGGAGCAGGCAGCCATCGTGGACTTGTGTGACACACTCGTGGTGGAAGTGCAGCCGCCCCTGAGGCGGctctgcctggtgctgctggacGCAGGGATcgtggcagagctgcagagtgCTGACATGCGGAACTTCAGGGCGGTTTTCACAGCTGTGGTCCAGGGCCAG GGGGAGAGAGTGGCAGAACTGATCCTTCATCATGCCCGTGCTAACCAATGCCAGGATATCGAGCGATTCAAAGCTGAGATGGCAGAACTGGTGACCAAGGTCCGGGGGAACACCATTGCCTTGGGAAAG CTTCAGGTGGCAAATCTGCTCTCGAATGTCTTCAAACTGTTGATGACCCATAAG GTGAAGCTCGAGAGCAATTTTGCTTCCATCATCTTTGCCATCATGGTCCTGGAAGGACTTGGTCGTTCACTGGATCCTGAACTGGACATTCTAGAGGCAGCTAAACCACTGCTCATCAAAACTGCAGCTTCTGTTCTCAAATAG